From a single Lolium rigidum isolate FL_2022 chromosome 7, APGP_CSIRO_Lrig_0.1, whole genome shotgun sequence genomic region:
- the LOC124669526 gene encoding protein DETOXIFICATION 16-like, which produces MVPNMEEPLVGGKVEKIGGPGESLVVIEVKKQLYLAGPLIVGSLLQNIVQMMSVMFVGHLGELSLSSASIATSFAGVTGFSLLAGMSTSLDTLCGQAFGAKQYYLLGIYKQRAILVFTPVSVVVAVIWVYTGQILLFFGQDPEIAMGAGSYIRWLIPALFVYGPLQCHVRFLQTQNIVLPVMLSSGVTALNHMLVCWLLVYKLGLGNKGAALANTISYLTNLLILALYIRISPSCKRTWTGLSMEAFRDIVSFFRLAVPSALMVCLEWWSFELLVLLSGFLPNPKLEASVLSISLNTISLVFRIPSGLSAAISTRVSNELGAGQPNAARLATQVIMVLGILSSLSVGLLMILVRNLWGYAYSNEKEVVEYISRIMPILAVTFLFDDMQCILSGIVRGCGFQKIGAYVNLSAYYLVGIPAALCFAFVYHLGGVGLWSGITCGLVVQTVLLLCITLRTNWDKEALKAKDRVFSSSLPVDLAT; this is translated from the exons ATGGTGCCAAACATGGAGGAGCCCCTTGTTGGGGGCAAAGTTGAGAAGATAGGAGGGCCAGGAGAGAGCTTGGTAGTGATTGAGGTCAAGAAGCAGTTGTACCTTGCTGGGCCTCTCATCGTTGGAAGCCTCCTGCAGAACATCGTCCAAATGATGTCTGTCATGTTTGTCGGTCATCTCGGTGAGCTCTCTCTCTCGAGTGCCTCCATCGCCACCTCCTTCGCCGGTGTCACTGGCTTCAGCTTATTG GCTGGCATGTCGACCAGCTTGGACACACTGTGTGGGCAAGCCTTCGGAGCAAAGCAGTACTATCTTCTTGGTATCTACAAGCAGAGGGCAATCCTTGTGTTCACTCCTGTGAGTGTTGTGGTTGCTGTAATCTGGGTATACACCGGCCAGATCCTTCTGTTCTTTGGCCAGGACCCTGAGATTGCCATGGGAGCAGGGAGCTACATCCGGTGGCTGATTCCAGCACTGTTTGTTTACGGTCCACTGCAGTGCCATGTCCGTTTCCTGCAGACACAAAATATCGTCCTCCCGGTGATGCTCAGCTCAGGTGTCACAGCACTGAACCATATGTTGGTGTGCTGGTTACTGGTTTACAAGCTTGGTCTGGGCAACAAGGGTGCTGCCTTGGCCAACACAATCTCTTACCTGACCAACCTGTTAATCTTGGCTCTCTACATCAGGATCTCTCCATCATGTAAGAGAACTTGGACAGGGCTGTCAATGGAGGCGTTTCGTGACATCGTTAGTTTCTTTAGGCTTGCTGTTCCATCTGCGCTGATGGTTTG CTTAGAGTGGTGGTCGTTTGAGCTCCTGGTACTTCTTTCTGGATTTCTTCCAAATCCTAAGCTCGAGGCATCGGTATTGTCCATCAG TTTAAATACTATTTCGTTAGTATTCAGGATCCCATCTGGTCTTAGTGCAGCTATAAG CACCCGTGTATCAAATGAGCTTGGTGCTGGGCAGCCAAATGCTGCTCGTCTGGCGACCCAGGTGATCATGGTCCTGGGTATTTTGTCAAGCCTATCAGTTGGTCTTCTTATGATTTTGGTGCGCAATTTGTGGGGGTATGCATACAGCAATGAGAAGGAAGTGGTGGAATACATTTCCAGAATTATGCCAATTCTTGCTGTCACATTCTTGTTTGACGACATGCAGTGTATTCTTTCAG GTATTGTTAGGGGCTGTGGCTTTCAAAAGATTGGTGCTTATGTCAATCTTAGTGCGTACTACCTTGTCGGCATCCCTGCGGCTTTATGTTTTGCCTTTGTGTACCACCTTGGTGGAGTG GGGCTGTGGTCCGGAATAACTTGCGGACTTGTCGTGCAAACGGTGTTGCTCCTGTGCATTACCCTGCGCACCAACTGGGACAAAGAA GCTTTGAAGGCGAAGGACAGAGTTTTCAGTTCTTCCTTACCCGTAGACTTGGCGACATGA
- the LOC124669527 gene encoding flavin-containing monooxygenase FMO GS-OX5-like: MPSRVAVIGAGAAGLVAARELRREGHAPVVFERATGVGGTWLYDPSASSDPLSAGGSYSSLYASLRTNLPREIMGFLDFPFVAVEGADSDQRRFPGHEEVLRYLQEFARRFDLLGMVRLGTEVVRVHRDASAASWRVAYSSRKLAGVGGEEVEVGEEAFDAVVVCSGHFTEPRLAHIAGIDSWPGKQLHSYNYRVPDPFHGQVVVIIGYHPSGIDISRELAGVAKEVHVAIRSAPCEMQTTPTTDRSNLWLHSMIERAEEDGTIVFQDGSRIKADAIVHCTGYKYNFPFIGDDVGTYVEDNCVRPLYKHVFPPQLAPHVSFIGLPFSSILFPLFQLQSTWVARVLSGRIELPSQDNMMHDVAAFYADMEARGCPKRSTHDLRCTFEYEDWLVEQCGMEKIEEWRKLIYVMARTTAPDRHESYRDEWEDNHLLAQAHRDFTKYL; this comes from the exons ATGCCATCGCGCGTGGCCGTGATCGGCGCGGGAGCCGCCGGGCTGGTGGCGGCGCGCGAGCTAAGGCGCGAGGGCCACGCGCCCGTCGTCTTCGAGCGCGCCACCGGCGTGGGCGGCACCTGGCTCTACGACCCGAGCGCCTCGTCCGACCCGCTCAGCGCCGGCGGTTCCTACTCGAGTCTCTACGCCTCCCTCCGCACCAACCTGCCCCGCGAGATCATGGGCTTCCTCGACTTCCCCTTCGTCGCCGTCGAGGGCGCCGACAGCGACCAGCGTAGGTTCCCTGGGCATGAGGAGGTGCTCCGGTACCTCCAGGAGTTCGCGCGGCGGTTCGACCTCCTCGGGATGGTCCGGCTCGGGACAGAGGTGGTCCGCGTGCACAGGGACGCGAGCGCGGCGAGCTGGAGGGTGGCGTACAGCTCGAGAAAGCTCGCCGGCGTCGGTGGCGAAGAAGTAGAGGTGGGGGAGGAGGCGTtcgacgccgtcgtcgtctgCAGCGGCCACTTCACCGAGCCGCGCCTCGCCCACATCGCTG GCATAGATAGTTGGCCCGGCAAACAGTTGCACAGCTACAATTACCGTGTGCCCGACCCATTTCACGGCCAA GTTGTGGTGATAATAGGATATCATCCCAGTGGGATAGATATCTCGAGGGAACTTGCTGGTGTCGCCAAAGAGGTCCATGTTGCCATCCGATCGGCGCCTTGTGAAATGCAGACTACTCCTACTACTGATCGTTCCAACTTGTGGCTACATTCCATG ATTGAGCGTGCCGAGGAAGATGGCACTATTGTGTTTCAAGATGGCAGTCGTATCAAAGCGGATGCTATTGTGCATTGTACTGG ATACAAGTATAACTTCCCATTCATAGGTGATGACGTTGGTACCTATGTGGAAGACAACTGCGTGCGACCGCTCTACAAGCACGTGTTCCCTCCCCAACTAGCTCCTCACGTCTCCTTCATTGGATTGCCCTTCTCG TCTATCCTTTTTCCATTGTTTCAACTCCAAAGCACCTGGGTGGCTCGAGTTCTATCAGGAAGAATTGAGCTCCCATCACAAGACAACATGATGCATGATGTGGCAGCATTTTACGCAGACATGGAAGCTCGCGGATGCCCCAAGAGATCCACTCATGACCTCAGATGCACG TTTGAGTACGAGGACTGGTTGGTGGAGCAATGTGGGATGGAGAAGATCGAGGAGTGGAGGAAACTTATATACGTCATGGCAAGAACCACGGCGCCCGATCGGCATGAGAGCTATCGAGACGAGTGGGAAGACAACCATTTATTGGCACAGGCACACCGGGATTTCACAAAGTATCTCTGA